Proteins found in one Candidatus Woesearchaeota archaeon genomic segment:
- the rplC gene encoding 50S ribosomal protein L3, which translates to MGKRVRPRRGTMQVWPRKRAKRSYAFIRSWNKSNAFKIFGFAGYKVGMIRLLAKDNSNHITKGMQIVYPATVIECPHLKPISIRYYQRDSDPFSQAARVIGEERLDNPHKELSRKIDIQKKKSKENKIADYDYAMLQVYTQPPFKKKPEIFEIKIAKDFVEEAKKLKEIKLSDVFKEGQLVDIHAVTKGKGFQGAVKRFGVSIRSHKAEKTKRGVASLGAWHTRQMWTVPYAGTMGYHQRTEYNKLILKIGNKPTEVNPKAGFKHYGNVKSDYLIVKGSIAGASKRVITLLHAIRPTKKMIQTPEVKKILN; encoded by the coding sequence ATGGGTAAAAGGGTAAGACCAAGAAGAGGAACAATGCAAGTTTGGCCTAGAAAGAGGGCTAAACGTTCATATGCTTTCATAAGATCTTGGAACAAATCCAACGCATTCAAAATCTTCGGTTTCGCAGGTTATAAGGTCGGAATGATAAGATTATTAGCAAAAGACAATTCTAATCATATAACAAAAGGCATGCAAATTGTTTATCCTGCAACTGTGATTGAATGCCCTCATTTAAAACCTATTTCTATTCGTTATTACCAACGTGATTCTGACCCTTTCTCCCAAGCAGCAAGAGTAATTGGTGAAGAAAGATTAGACAACCCACACAAAGAACTTTCTAGAAAAATTGACATTCAAAAAAAGAAATCAAAAGAAAATAAAATAGCAGATTACGATTATGCAATGTTACAAGTTTATACTCAGCCACCATTCAAAAAGAAACCAGAAATTTTTGAAATAAAAATCGCAAAAGACTTTGTTGAAGAAGCAAAGAAACTAAAAGAAATTAAATTATCAGATGTTTTCAAAGAAGGACAATTAGTTGATATTCACGCAGTTACTAAAGGAAAAGGTTTCCAAGGTGCTGTAAAAAGATTCGGTGTATCTATAAGATCACACAAAGCAGAAAAAACAAAAAGAGGAGTTGCATCACTTGGTGCTTGGCACACAAGACAAATGTGGACTGTTCCTTACGCAGGTACAATGGGTTATCATCAAAGAACAGAATACAATAAATTAATATTAAAAATTGGAAACAAACCAACTGAAGTAAATCCAAAAGCAGGATTCAAACACTACGGAAATGTCAAATCAGATTATTTAATTGTCAAAGGTTCAATAGCAGGTGCATCAAAAAGAGTAATCACATTATTACACGCTATCAGACCAACTAAAAAAATGATACAAACACCAGAGGTTAAAAAGATTTTAAATTAA
- the rpl4p gene encoding 50S ribosomal protein L4 has translation MTKLKVLDLQGNESSSIEMPIQFEEDYRPNLIKRAFYELVSRLRQKYGAFPEAGKRPSSKLSKRRSNYRGSYGHSLSRVQRKVFWRRGTQFGWQAAFSPGIVGGRRAHPPKAEKNWELKINKKEKKKALRSALSAVLLKDVVQARGHNIPEKYPFVIDNSFENLNKTKEVENVLVKLGFEKEFERAKIKTIRAGRGKARGRPYKKRKGLLIVVSNDTKIRKAAENLPGIDVCKANALNAQLLAPGSHAGRATLFTKAAIEEIAKSKLYL, from the coding sequence ATGACAAAATTAAAAGTTTTAGATCTACAAGGAAATGAAAGTTCAAGTATAGAAATGCCTATTCAATTTGAAGAAGATTATAGACCTAATTTAATTAAGAGAGCATTCTACGAATTAGTTTCTAGATTAAGACAAAAATATGGTGCATTCCCTGAAGCAGGTAAAAGACCTTCTTCTAAACTTTCAAAGAGAAGAAGTAATTATAGAGGTTCTTATGGTCACAGTCTTTCAAGAGTACAAAGAAAAGTATTCTGGAGAAGAGGTACTCAATTTGGATGGCAAGCAGCATTCTCACCAGGTATTGTTGGTGGTAGAAGAGCACACCCACCAAAAGCAGAAAAAAACTGGGAATTAAAAATAAATAAAAAAGAAAAAAAGAAAGCATTAAGATCAGCATTAAGTGCAGTATTATTAAAAGATGTTGTACAAGCAAGAGGACATAATATTCCTGAAAAATATCCATTCGTAATTGATAATTCTTTTGAAAACTTAAACAAAACTAAAGAAGTTGAAAATGTTTTAGTTAAATTAGGATTTGAAAAAGAATTTGAAAGAGCTAAAATAAAAACTATCAGAGCGGGAAGAGGAAAAGCAAGAGGAAGACCTTACAAAAAAAGAAAAGGTTTACTTATTGTTGTAAGCAATGATACTAAAATAAGAAAAGCAGCTGAAAATCTTCCAGGAATTGATGTTTGTAAAGCAAATGCATTAAATGCGCAATTACTTGCACCAGGTTCACACGCAGGTAGAGCAACTTTATTCACAAAAGCAGCAATAGAAGAAATTGCAAAATCAAAATTATACTTGTAA
- a CDS encoding 50S ribosomal protein L23, whose product MTKEKNPKFDPYSILISPLQTEKSVRLITSENKMVFNVYFKANKAQIKSAFEQMFNVKVAKVTTMITPKGTKRAYIRLAPENPAIDIATKLGMM is encoded by the coding sequence ATGACTAAAGAAAAAAATCCAAAATTTGATCCATACAGTATTTTAATTAGTCCATTACAGACTGAAAAATCTGTAAGATTAATTACTTCAGAAAATAAAATGGTATTCAATGTTTATTTCAAAGCAAACAAAGCACAAATTAAATCAGCATTTGAACAAATGTTTAATGTTAAAGTTGCAAAAGTTACAACAATGATAACACCAAAAGGAACTAAAAGAGCTTATATAAGATTAGCTCCTGAAAATCCAGCTATTGATATTGCTACTAAACTAGGTATGATGTAA
- a CDS encoding 50S ribosomal protein L2 — translation MGKRIIQQARGKGGPRYRSPGHHYTSDVKYINSNLELKGRIVDLTHCAAHSSPIAKVKYENNKEGYIFAPLGIYVGQDVYYNNKEIKPGNVISLKNIPEGTDIFNIECDPGDGGRLVRAAGTSAKLLNKLEKGILVKLPSKKQKIFHPECKATIGILAGGGRKEKPILTAGHAFYAKKARNKLYPRVRAGAMNATDHPFGSGRHGPKFGGRASSIAPKFAPPGRKVGLLRPRKTGRGK, via the coding sequence ATGGGTAAAAGAATTATACAACAGGCAAGAGGAAAAGGTGGTCCTAGATATAGATCTCCTGGTCATCATTATACTAGTGATGTTAAATATATTAATTCAAACCTAGAATTAAAAGGTAGAATTGTTGATTTAACACATTGTGCTGCACACTCATCACCTATAGCGAAAGTAAAATATGAGAACAACAAAGAAGGATATATTTTTGCACCATTAGGAATTTATGTTGGGCAAGATGTATATTATAATAATAAAGAAATCAAACCAGGTAATGTTATTTCATTAAAAAATATTCCAGAAGGAACCGATATTTTCAATATTGAATGTGACCCTGGTGATGGTGGAAGATTAGTAAGAGCAGCAGGAACATCTGCAAAATTATTGAATAAACTCGAAAAAGGAATTCTTGTAAAACTTCCTTCAAAAAAACAAAAAATATTTCATCCAGAATGCAAAGCAACCATTGGAATTTTAGCTGGTGGTGGAAGAAAAGAAAAACCAATCTTAACTGCTGGACATGCATTCTATGCAAAGAAAGCAAGAAATAAATTATATCCAAGAGTAAGAGCTGGTGCAATGAATGCAACAGACCATCCATTTGGTTCAGGAAGACATGGTCCTAAATTTGGTGGCAGAGCATCATCCATAGCACCTAAATTTGCTCCACCAGGTAGAAAGGTTGGATTATTAAGACCAAGAAAAACAGGAAGAGGCAAGTAA
- a CDS encoding 30S ribosomal protein S19 has protein sequence MAQKEFTFYGKTLDELKKMSLKEFAEIAPSRIRRTLKRGFTEQQKLFLIKMKKAKDGKYKKPLKTQNRDLVIIPEMIGMTINVHNGKTYEPVIITLEMLGHYLGEFIQTRREIHHSAPGVGATKSSTASATRK, from the coding sequence ATGGCACAAAAAGAATTTACATTTTATGGAAAAACACTAGATGAACTTAAAAAAATGAGTCTAAAGGAATTTGCTGAAATAGCGCCATCAAGAATAAGAAGAACATTAAAAAGAGGATTCACTGAACAACAAAAACTCTTCTTAATAAAAATGAAAAAAGCAAAAGATGGAAAATATAAAAAACCTCTAAAAACTCAAAACAGAGATTTAGTAATTATTCCAGAAATGATTGGTATGACAATTAATGTTCACAATGGTAAAACCTACGAACCAGTTATTATAACTTTAGAAATGCTTGGACATTATCTTGGTGAATTTATCCAAACAAGAAGAGAAATACATCACTCAGCTCCAGGTGTAGGTGCTACAAAATCTAGTACAGCTTCAGCTACAAGGAAATAA
- the rplV gene encoding 50S ribosomal protein L22 — protein MTENKTATARGTSLPISLKHSVEIANFIKGKSTEKAKKRLANVLAQKEAIPYKRYNHDLSHKPGKMAGGRYPLKAIEHFMELIESVEANARNKGLVGELKIITVIPNNAGKAWHYGRKRSRLMKKTHLFIEVSEMKEKPKKEANKK, from the coding sequence ATGACTGAAAATAAAACTGCAACTGCAAGAGGAACTAGCCTACCTATTTCGCTAAAGCATTCAGTTGAAATTGCAAACTTCATAAAAGGAAAGTCTACAGAAAAAGCAAAAAAAAGACTTGCAAATGTCCTTGCACAAAAAGAGGCCATACCTTACAAAAGATATAATCACGACCTTTCACATAAACCAGGAAAAATGGCTGGAGGAAGATATCCTCTAAAAGCAATAGAACATTTCATGGAATTAATTGAAAGTGTTGAAGCCAATGCAAGAAACAAAGGTTTAGTTGGAGAATTAAAAATTATAACTGTAATTCCTAACAACGCTGGAAAAGCATGGCACTACGGAAGAAAAAGAAGTAGACTTATGAAAAAAACACATCTATTCATAGAAGTTTCAGAAATGAAAGAAAAGCCAAAAAAAGAGGCAAATAAAAAATGA
- a CDS encoding 30S ribosomal protein S3, translating into MKERKILAQKIRDFEVQEFISRELTTTGYTRTEIQRTPLGDKVIVYTSRPGLVVGRKGANIKKLTDILKRKFNMDNPQIEIGEVTNPLFDAQLVAERIAFTLERYGAMRFKSVGYKILQQIIDADALGAEITISGRGLPSSRAKSWKFMDGYLKKSGDISQNQVSKGLTTVNLRSGTIGIKVVIMTPDIILPDKMYIREAADAQNAENKSEAARIEAAKEKEEKKKPQRKKSEKKHTQKPHEIKPEVKVEEKPAETTEEVKE; encoded by the coding sequence ATGAAAGAAAGAAAAATACTTGCACAAAAAATAAGAGATTTTGAAGTTCAAGAGTTTATTTCAAGAGAATTAACCACAACAGGTTATACTAGAACAGAAATTCAAAGAACTCCATTAGGAGATAAAGTTATAGTCTATACTTCAAGACCTGGTTTAGTTGTTGGAAGAAAAGGTGCAAATATAAAAAAATTAACTGATATATTAAAAAGGAAATTCAATATGGATAATCCTCAAATAGAAATCGGTGAGGTAACAAATCCTTTATTCGATGCCCAATTAGTTGCTGAAAGAATTGCATTTACATTAGAGAGATATGGTGCTATGCGTTTCAAATCTGTTGGCTATAAAATATTACAACAAATTATAGATGCTGATGCTTTAGGTGCAGAAATTACAATTTCAGGGAGAGGACTTCCAAGCTCAAGAGCAAAAAGTTGGAAATTCATGGATGGATACTTGAAAAAAAGTGGAGACATTTCACAAAATCAAGTTTCAAAAGGATTAACAACAGTTAATCTAAGAAGTGGAACTATTGGTATCAAAGTTGTTATCATGACACCAGATATTATACTTCCTGATAAGATGTATATCAGAGAAGCAGCTGATGCTCAAAATGCAGAAAACAAATCTGAAGCTGCAAGAATAGAAGCTGCCAAAGAAAAAGAAGAAAAGAAAAAACCACAAAGAAAAAAATCAGAAAAAAAACATACTCAAAAACCTCACGAAATTAAACCAGAAGTAAAAGTAGAAGAAAAACCTGCTGAAACAACTGAAGAGGTTAAAGAATGA
- the rpmC gene encoding 50S ribosomal protein L29 → MKRDIKNLKPEDLKSKLEELKKEMMKINMARAVNAPIENPGNVRKVRKEIARLKMLIHTKKEEKEVRNKKA, encoded by the coding sequence ATGAAGAGGGATATTAAAAATTTAAAACCTGAAGATTTAAAATCAAAACTTGAAGAGTTAAAAAAAGAAATGATGAAAATCAATATGGCTAGAGCAGTTAATGCGCCCATTGAAAATCCAGGTAATGTTAGAAAAGTTAGAAAAGAAATTGCAAGGCTAAAAATGTTAATTCATACTAAAAAAGAGGAAAAGGAGGTTAGGAATAAAAAGGCATGA
- a CDS encoding translation initiation factor codes for MSEICSTCGLPKDLCVCESIAKEGQKIIVKIEKKRFGKISTMVEGIDSKEIDLKELTKKLKTMLACGGTMKDGKIELQGNHVKIVKQELIKLGFSPESIEVKQ; via the coding sequence ATGAGCGAAATATGCTCGACCTGCGGATTGCCAAAAGATCTTTGCGTCTGTGAGTCAATTGCGAAAGAAGGCCAGAAAATAATAGTCAAAATCGAAAAGAAAAGATTCGGTAAAATTTCGACTATGGTTGAAGGCATTGATAGCAAAGAAATTGACTTAAAAGAACTCACAAAGAAGCTTAAGACAATGTTAGCTTGTGGCGGTACCATGAAAGATGGTAAAATCGAACTACAAGGAAACCATGTCAAGATCGTTAAGCAAGAGTTGATAAAGCTTGGGTTTTCACCAGAAAGTATAGAGGTGAAGCAATGA
- a CDS encoding ribonuclease P protein subunit — MNKKLLMHELIGKNAKVIDAKNKKLIGIEGKITDETKNILTIDNKKLIKEQITFILTNSGETIEGNQITLRPEDRLKKVKKVSK; from the coding sequence ATGAACAAAAAGCTTTTGATGCACGAACTAATTGGCAAAAATGCAAAGGTGATTGATGCAAAAAACAAGAAACTCATAGGCATAGAAGGCAAAATTACAGACGAAACAAAAAATATACTTACAATCGACAATAAAAAACTCATAAAAGAACAAATCACATTCATACTCACAAACTCAGGCGAAACAATTGAAGGAAATCAAATAACCCTAAGGCCTGAAGATAGACTCAAAAAAGTCAAGAAGGTATCAAAATGA
- a CDS encoding 30S ribosomal protein S17 yields MTKTRNIGVEVKQPEKECNDKHCPFHGEITLHGRIFEGTVKSAKAHKTAVVQWDDWIKVKKYERFERTRTKISAHVPDCLIVKEGDKVKLMESRPISKTKNFIIIEVFKK; encoded by the coding sequence ATGACAAAGACAAGAAACATTGGTGTTGAAGTTAAACAACCAGAAAAAGAATGCAATGATAAACATTGCCCATTTCACGGAGAAATAACTCTACACGGAAGAATATTCGAAGGTACAGTTAAATCTGCAAAAGCTCACAAAACTGCAGTTGTACAATGGGATGACTGGATCAAAGTAAAAAAATATGAAAGATTCGAAAGAACAAGAACCAAAATCTCTGCCCATGTTCCTGATTGCCTTATAGTAAAAGAAGGAGATAAAGTAAAACTTATGGAATCACGTCCAATAAGTAAAACAAAGAATTTCATAATCATTGAGGTATTTAAAAAATGA
- a CDS encoding 50S ribosomal protein L14 — MKGMKANITKSLPVGANVETCDNSGAKIIQIISVKGYRSVKRRRALAGVGDFVTATVKKGLPAMRKQIVQAIIVRQRKEYKRPDGVRIVFEDNAAVIVKDDMGTPKGTIFKGAIAKEVAERWPPIAKVASAVI; from the coding sequence ATGAAAGGAATGAAGGCAAATATCACGAAATCTCTACCAGTTGGAGCAAATGTAGAAACTTGTGATAACTCAGGTGCTAAAATTATTCAGATAATCTCAGTCAAAGGATATAGATCTGTTAAGAGAAGAAGAGCTCTAGCAGGCGTTGGTGATTTTGTTACTGCTACAGTTAAAAAAGGATTACCTGCAATGAGAAAGCAAATAGTTCAAGCAATTATTGTAAGACAAAGAAAAGAATACAAAAGACCAGATGGTGTAAGAATTGTATTTGAAGACAATGCTGCAGTTATAGTAAAAGATGATATGGGAACACCTAAAGGAACAATATTCAAAGGAGCAATTGCAAAAGAAGTTGCTGAAAGATGGCCGCCAATAGCAAAAGTTGCAAGTGCGGTAATATAA
- the rplX gene encoding 50S ribosomal protein L24, with protein MLKTKKWSGHWKASKRPVKQRRYSKNAPKHVVKKFMSVHLSKDLRKKYSTRNILVRKGDKIKVMRGEFAKKEGRVSRVNYKRRKVYAENIDLIKRAGAKAQVGLQPSNLMIIELNLDDKRRMKKFTSKEKK; from the coding sequence ATGTTAAAAACAAAAAAATGGTCTGGACATTGGAAAGCGAGTAAACGTCCAGTTAAACAAAGAAGATATTCAAAGAATGCACCTAAACATGTTGTTAAAAAATTCATGTCAGTGCATCTATCAAAAGATTTGAGAAAAAAATATTCAACAAGAAATATCCTTGTAAGAAAAGGCGACAAAATAAAAGTTATGAGAGGAGAATTCGCAAAAAAAGAGGGAAGAGTTTCAAGAGTAAATTACAAAAGAAGAAAAGTCTATGCTGAAAATATTGACTTAATAAAAAGAGCAGGTGCAAAAGCACAAGTAGGTTTACAACCTTCAAACTTAATGATTATAGAATTAAATTTAGACGACAAAAGAAGAATGAAAAAATTCACATCTAAGGAGAAAAAATAA
- a CDS encoding 30S ribosomal protein S4e (the function of this ribosomal subunit is unknown) yields MVRKHLKRMYAPKTWAIQRKSIGKWITRPNSGPHNLQTSISLNSLLKEVLRLTQTTKESKNISTDSKIKVNGKLIQELKFPVGFMDIIEIAHSKFIILFNHKGRIVAVPTKLDLKPSKIVNKSWIKGKKLQLNLYDGTNLIIDKDNYKTGDSIFVKDKKIIKHIKFEKGATIFLTAGKHVGMFGKLEQEIETVGSEEPRILFSYGKEKYQTLKKYAFVVEDSMSSTEKIVEKVSEELETVPKETEKIIEKKPKKETKK; encoded by the coding sequence ATGGTAAGAAAACATCTTAAAAGAATGTATGCTCCAAAAACATGGGCAATTCAAAGAAAAAGTATAGGTAAATGGATTACTAGACCTAATTCAGGCCCCCATAATCTTCAAACTTCAATCTCTTTAAATTCATTATTAAAAGAGGTTTTAAGACTTACACAAACAACTAAAGAATCAAAAAATATTAGCACAGATTCAAAAATCAAAGTAAATGGAAAATTAATCCAAGAATTAAAATTCCCAGTAGGTTTTATGGATATAATTGAAATTGCCCATTCAAAATTTATAATTTTATTTAATCACAAAGGGAGAATAGTTGCAGTTCCTACAAAATTGGATCTAAAACCTTCCAAGATTGTAAACAAATCATGGATCAAAGGAAAAAAATTACAACTAAATCTTTATGATGGAACAAATCTAATCATAGACAAAGATAATTACAAAACAGGGGATAGTATTTTTGTAAAAGACAAAAAAATAATCAAACACATAAAATTCGAAAAAGGTGCAACAATTTTCTTGACGGCAGGAAAACATGTAGGAATGTTCGGAAAACTTGAACAAGAAATTGAAACTGTGGGTTCAGAAGAACCAAGAATATTATTTAGTTATGGAAAAGAAAAATATCAAACTCTTAAAAAATATGCTTTTGTTGTAGAAGATTCTATGAGTTCAACTGAAAAAATAGTTGAAAAAGTTTCAGAGGAATTAGAAACAGTTCCAAAAGAAACTGAAAAAATTATAGAAAAAAAACCTAAAAAAGAAACTAAGAAATGA
- a CDS encoding 50S ribosomal protein L5, whose protein sequence is MNPMKEIRIEKITLNIGVGQAGEKLEKAAKLLQNLADAKVVQTKSKKRIPGWGLRIGLPIGCKVTLRGKKAEEMLSRLLVAIDKRIALQKFTNETISFGIPEYIDIPGAKYDVDVGIIGLECSVTLERRGYRVKKRAIRTTRVGKTHKITSEDAINYMKNKFGVTVE, encoded by the coding sequence ATGAATCCAATGAAAGAAATAAGGATAGAGAAAATAACCCTTAACATAGGTGTTGGACAAGCGGGAGAGAAGTTAGAAAAAGCTGCAAAACTACTTCAAAATCTTGCAGACGCTAAAGTAGTCCAAACAAAATCAAAGAAAAGAATACCGGGTTGGGGATTAAGAATAGGTCTACCTATTGGATGTAAGGTTACACTTAGAGGAAAAAAAGCAGAAGAAATGTTATCAAGATTATTAGTTGCTATTGATAAAAGAATAGCGCTCCAAAAATTCACAAACGAAACTATTTCATTCGGTATTCCAGAATATATTGATATACCTGGTGCAAAATATGATGTAGATGTAGGTATTATTGGTCTAGAATGTTCAGTAACTCTTGAAAGAAGAGGTTACAGAGTTAAAAAAAGGGCAATAAGAACTACAAGAGTAGGAAAAACACATAAAATAACTTCAGAAGATGCTATCAATTATATGAAAAATAAATTCGGAGTTACAGTCGAATAA
- a CDS encoding 30S ribosomal protein S14, which translates to MKKYIKHNTPLNRGQGRSSKKCRRCGRTAAHISKYGIRLCRQCFRGVAQSLGFRKYN; encoded by the coding sequence ATGAAGAAATATATTAAACATAATACTCCGCTAAATAGAGGGCAAGGAAGATCTTCAAAAAAATGTAGGAGATGTGGAAGGACTGCAGCCCACATAAGTAAATATGGAATAAGATTATGCAGACAATGTTTCAGGGGGGTAGCTCAATCATTAGGGTTTAGAAAATATAACTAA
- a CDS encoding 30S ribosomal protein S8, which yields MTLNDPIANALSMILNYERIGKSECYLRVSSNLLKEILTLINEKGYIGTFEVIKSTKGESLKINLIGKINKCGVIKPRFSVKKDEYEKYEKRFLPSNNFGYLIVSTPKGLMLHETAKEKKLGGRLIAYIY from the coding sequence ATGACACTAAACGATCCAATCGCAAATGCACTCTCTATGATTTTAAATTACGAGAGAATAGGAAAGTCAGAATGCTACCTAAGAGTATCTTCAAATTTACTAAAAGAAATATTAACTTTAATAAATGAAAAAGGTTATATCGGAACTTTTGAAGTAATTAAGAGCACAAAAGGAGAATCTTTAAAAATCAATTTAATTGGAAAAATAAACAAGTGTGGAGTCATAAAACCAAGATTCTCTGTTAAAAAAGATGAATACGAAAAATACGAAAAAAGATTCTTACCTTCAAATAATTTTGGATATTTAATAGTTTCAACACCTAAAGGATTAATGTTACATGAAACTGCAAAAGAGAAAAAACTTGGAGGAAGATTAATCGCTTATATTTACTAA
- a CDS encoding 50S ribosomal protein L6 — MRIEKVERKIEIPQGIELIVQTPFVTVKGPKGEMKKRLLSKEITSERSQNQLKFILKNAKRTEKMQLGTLCAHIRNMIEGVKNGYTYRLKICSSHFPMSVVVQGNDIIIKNYLGERHPRKARILEGVKAKVEANIITLEGNDIELVGQTASNIELAAQIRDKDRRVFQDGIYIYEKAGKKLE; from the coding sequence ATGAGAATAGAAAAAGTTGAAAGAAAAATTGAAATTCCACAAGGGATAGAATTAATAGTTCAAACACCCTTTGTAACTGTAAAAGGTCCAAAAGGAGAAATGAAAAAAAGATTGCTAAGCAAAGAAATCACTTCAGAAAGATCACAAAATCAATTAAAATTTATATTAAAAAACGCAAAAAGAACTGAAAAAATGCAATTAGGAACCTTATGTGCACACATAAGAAATATGATTGAAGGTGTTAAAAATGGTTATACTTACAGATTAAAAATATGTTCAAGTCATTTCCCTATGTCCGTAGTAGTTCAAGGAAATGATATTATAATCAAAAATTATCTTGGTGAAAGACATCCAAGAAAAGCAAGAATCTTAGAAGGTGTAAAAGCAAAGGTTGAAGCTAATATAATTACTTTAGAAGGCAATGATATTGAATTAGTTGGACAAACTGCATCCAATATTGAATTAGCTGCACAAATAAGAGATAAAGATAGAAGAGTATTCCAAGATGGAATTTATATTTATGAAAAAGCAGGTAAAAAACTAGAATGA
- a CDS encoding 50S ribosomal protein L19e, producing MKLSTQKRIAAKILNKGKSRVKFDESALSEIKEAITRGDIRKLAKQGAISEKHQNMQSRARARKSAIQKSKGRQKGHGSRKGKKFARTPRKLTWMFRIRLQRKFLNELKEKELISSKVYHMLRQKAKGGFFRSKRHIKVFLEEHNLVGKKDIPEEMLKKPDLETKKDNKTNTQKKKKTEK from the coding sequence ATGAAACTATCAACACAAAAAAGGATTGCTGCAAAAATCTTGAATAAAGGAAAGTCAAGAGTTAAGTTTGACGAGTCTGCTCTATCAGAGATTAAAGAAGCAATTACTAGAGGAGACATAAGAAAACTTGCAAAACAAGGTGCAATCTCAGAAAAACACCAAAACATGCAATCTAGAGCAAGAGCAAGAAAAAGCGCAATTCAAAAATCAAAAGGAAGACAAAAAGGCCATGGTTCAAGAAAAGGAAAGAAGTTTGCAAGAACACCTAGAAAACTTACTTGGATGTTTAGAATAAGACTTCAAAGAAAATTCCTTAATGAACTAAAAGAAAAAGAACTAATCAGCTCAAAAGTTTACCACATGCTAAGACAAAAAGCAAAAGGTGGGTTCTTTAGAAGTAAAAGACACATAAAAGTCTTCCTAGAAGAACATAATTTAGTAGGAAAAAAAGACATTCCAGAAGAAATGTTAAAAAAACCAGATTTAGAAACTAAAAAAGACAACAAAACTAATACTCAAAAAAAGAAAAAAACTGAAAAATGA
- a CDS encoding 50S ribosomal protein L18, translating into MKTIYFRRKRQGKTDYKQRLALLKSGKPRLVVRKTLNNIIIQIVEYSPKGDLIKTSFSSIKLKKLGWNYNTKNIPAAYLAGYLCGKNYKGKEVILDAGLRKPTKLSKIYAALQGVIDAGVKVQGVEIAFEDKNKLFGKTIEHYSSLASEKMFSNYKKHGKIDMPNSIEKIKGGY; encoded by the coding sequence ATGAAGACAATATATTTTAGAAGGAAAAGGCAAGGAAAAACAGATTACAAACAAAGACTAGCTCTTTTAAAATCTGGAAAACCTAGGTTAGTTGTAAGAAAAACTCTAAACAATATAATTATACAAATTGTAGAATACTCTCCAAAAGGAGATTTAATCAAAACAAGTTTCTCATCAATTAAATTGAAAAAACTTGGCTGGAATTATAATACTAAAAATATACCTGCTGCATATCTTGCAGGATATTTATGTGGTAAAAATTACAAAGGAAAAGAAGTAATATTAGATGCAGGTTTAAGAAAACCAACTAAACTTTCAAAAATCTATGCAGCCCTACAAGGTGTAATTGACGCAGGTGTAAAAGTTCAAGGTGTAGAAATTGCATTTGAAGATAAAAACAAATTATTTGGAAAAACAATAGAACACTATTCAAGCCTCGCTTCAGAAAAGATGTTTTCAAATTACAAAAAACACGGAAAAATCGATATGCCTAATTCAATAGAGAAAATAAAGGGTGGTTATTAA